In the genome of Phragmites australis chromosome 9, lpPhrAust1.1, whole genome shotgun sequence, the window ACCTGTTATTGGGTtacctacattctttaattacaatgcattcatctGATCTGAATAACTGATTATGAGCTGGTTACTATGCTGTTTacttttccagaagtttactcgatgattgatctatgaagtgcagtaagtacgatatgccattctgcagttgttcattattgttttatgcaatGTTGTTTTAAGTCTCAAGCATTTTTCGGGAGTTATGtcggttatgcttgaagcacgtcatacatatatatctcatgcattggaagtttgtcgtcgtcttctggccgcgaccgtaccggtacagtaccgtatgtcacccgaggaggggtacggtgcacacccttacgttacccgaggaggggtaagggtgacccttacgttacccgaggaggggtaagggtgagaagatcatatcatatgcatggttatgtcttcttagggtatggtgcacacccttacgttacccgaggaggggtaagggtaaggagagcatatcatgtacatggttatgtcttcttatggaatTCAATGAATCCTTCgcatcaaattttatttcctttaagttagcttgtatatagatatatatgcggctctgaaggcttataccaatcgattgttaaaatatttaatgttattgttggacttgcttagtcagaATTATTTCTCCTAGTggtggcggtctgtttcattactagtttctatttagaattgttagcacattcaactgtggctaaatagctttttgttaaagtacctttcacttgctgagattttcgaatctcacccgtgctttctttacaggtatgtttagatgttgacgtgcattttggggatggatcttggtagctgcacacactacctcatcaccatgttgatagctcaaccggtgttataaatggtgtttttggtggtctgtcgtttgcTTGGTTCATGTTGTGGtgagacgctggtagcgtcatgAAGgttatatatatgctggttatatctgtttctgcctgtttgtgatatttcttttggtcagttatacctctttatagaggaaatgctgccaaaatgtcctatttttcatataaataggcttagttgtaaagtagggtgttacagcttggtatcagagcctaggctttaggtcctaggtaattgaatgatgaacctgacacacttgcacGAATAGaatgggtatgggatgcattgCATTTCCTACGTCTTGCTTATCTTTGTTTGCTTATGTTTACTATCTCAAATAAGTATTATTGAAGTCACTTGTTTGATTCTTCACCTAATCTTTAGTGTTTTATCGTTGATCTATATTGTTAAGTTGTTGCAGTCAGTTCCATTAGAATGGTGTAGGATTTCTTTTCCCCATGGAGTCGGGGCAATCTTTTTGCCGATTGTGtgaaaatgtattgatagtgaGATCCTAATAGGGTTCTGGGagtttttctaatcttttgctagacttgtaccctagttgttgatgttttgaggATTAGTTAACCCCTCGTGTTTAAGTTGAAATGTTTATATACCTTATGTGTCAGTTTCTTTAATATCTGAGAATAATCTTTTATGGTTGGAATATCTATGCATgttttgaaatgattatttgaggtaGTTATTTTGTTAAGTTAGCCTTTGTGGAAGAGTCCACTGGCTATGGGAGTTGAAATCATCGATTGCGTTGCAGCGACTGATTCGCGTCATAGTGACGCTAGTGGAGTGATGCCTAGGGCGTTGGTGTTGTTTAGAGGTTGTCAGAAAAATTGTGGCCTATAACATCATTATGAGGTGCTTTGTTGGCGTATCGTTATGGGAGTTGGTAGTTGAGTTTGATAAATTCTACTCGCCGAGTAGATTCCGAAGATAAGGGTTATTTGAATCTTTCCTGGCTAAGTAACCGGAGGTATCACTAGAGTCTGTTGTAGCAATTCTTCGAGTGGTTCTTGGTATATGGTTTGCTTTGAGACTTTCTTTCTTAGATTTCATGAATTGAGTGGATCTGAAGAAGTGGCTAGATCCTGGCTTAAGATTTTCCCGCAATGGAGCAGGTTTATGTTTGTTGCTCCAGTTTATTCTCTAAGCTGAAGTTTTCGCCAGGAAGTGTCTGGGTAGGTTTGCATACTGGAAGTTTGTTCCTATTGGGAGTAATTATCTGCTGTTACATAAAGTGATATTCTACGTACTTGGTCGCTAAGATGTCAATACGTGTTGTGAGAATAGCTTAAAATCGGTTTTATCTAAACTCTGGTTTGAGGGAAGAGCATTGTAAATAGTGGAGTTTATTCCAGAATTTAAGTGCTGAGATTAAAGTTATGTTTGGGAGCTAAGGGTTGCTCTCCTGTTTAAAGGAGTGTTGTGAAAGATGATGAACCATTGGGGTGTATCTTTGTAGTTTTGTTGCTGTTTAGGAGAGGGTATGTCTTCTAAGGACCCGGAGAGAAGCATTGTATACTAACGCTCAACCCATTGACGGTAAACTGGTGTTGCAAATGGTGTTTTCTAAActaaattggagttggattaaCAAGGTTGAGTTTGTAAAGGTCATATTTTCAACCTTCTCCATGAGCATTCCGTAGTGATTATCTTGTCGGCTAGATTAACTAATGTCTTTTCAACTTTCGAGGAGGGATGTGTCTTTGCATGCAATTctactttgaagaagttgtggtGTGGTTACCGATAGTGTGACTGGCCTGGGAATGTGAGCAAGATGTGAAGTTCTTTAGTATGCCAGTTTGGCATGTTTTGAACGTACCAGTCAACACAATTTATCTATTGGTCCAACTGCCTTTGGATGGGAGTGTTATGGTATTCAAGTTGGAAGGTGCAAGTCTAAACTAGTACCATGAAGGACGAGTCGTTAGATGTTTAGAAGGATTGAATTAGGCACGTGGTTGTAATCTCCTGATCACCCGTTCTAGACTTGGTGACATATCGAGATGAGATTGACCAACTGGAGGTTTATATCTTAACGTTGTGACTGTCTCTTGTGTAGATCTATCCACACTCGTATTTTTTTGGAGTTAGTGATGTTTGTAGAAGAAGTGAAGTGTTGGTGTTTCTTTAAATCTTGAACCATAAAGGTTTAGAAATTGATCCTCCCTGTgaaagagttgaagttgaagcaaAGAAGGTTTATATTTCTTATTGGGGGGTTTCGACCCGAGTCTGTGGAGTtagccaaacaatattttttggtgTGATTGCATCCACCAAAAAGGATGTTTCTGGGCAACTAATGCCTTGGTTTTAGAACTAGTCGATGAGAGTGTCTCATAATTGGCTGGTATAGTATTAACAGAAATATTGTGTGTTCTTGGATTCATTTTTCCTTCTAAGAGTGAGAAGGCAACGAAATGGTAAAGACCGTCCAATGTAACCGAGATtcgaagttttcttggattcgctGGCCATTACTgacattttatacaaggttCTTCCTTTATTGTAAAGCCTATGATTAGACTTACTGAGACGTGtgttccatttgtatggactgatgaatgtgagataaattttcaaactttgaagaatAAGTCAGTGAACGCTCCTTTTCtggctttgcccgagagtggCAAGCGTTTCGCAGTCTACACCGATATTGTCCGAATTGGACTTgactgtgtgcttatgcaaggaGGTCAAGTAATTGCATATACTTTCAGACAATTGAAAACTTATGAacagaattatccaactcatgacttagaattggctgcagtagtttttgccttgaagagttggaggcattacctgtatggcgagtcatgtgatattttctctgatcataagagtctcaagtatattttcactcaagagatctgaatttgagacaatgaagatggttagaattaattAAAGACTATGATCTGACAATTCAGTATCATCTAGGGAAGACGAATGTGGTAGCAGATGCTTTTAACAGGACAGGTGTTCCTAAAACAGTAATGTCTATATTGTTGGATTTGAGTCGAATGaagatttctttttgttttactAGTACAATACAGAAGGGGACTCAAATGCTTATTTAGTCTACTATACATGAGCATATTCGTGAAGCTCAACAGCATGATTGTCTTCTTTAAGAAGTTCGAAAGAGAATTTTAAcaggaaaatcaaaagagtttagtaTTGATGAGTATGGTGCAATACGCTTTAGAGGCTGTCTCTGTGTACTACAGAAGGCAGAtatgaaaatggatatattgagagTAGCTCATCGGACTCTTTATACTATTTATCCAGgtgaaaccaaaatgtatcgagatCTAAAGcaaaatttttggtggaaaaggatgaaagtggatattgctaagtatgttgcagcttgtggtgtctgccaacaagtaaaggctgaacataaaagacctgcaggattaatgcaacccttagaaattccagaatggaaatgggaacatatcGCTGTGGACTTTATTGTTGGATTGCCTCGTTCACCTCGAgcagagatgctatttgggATGTTGTGGATAGGTTTACAAAATCCGCATATTTCATCCCAATGAAGATAACCAGTTCGGCACATATTTTGGCTCCCCTGTATATCAAggaaatagtgaggttgcatgATGTGTcaaaatcgatcatttcagaTTGGAATTCTAAATTTGTATCCCAGTTTTAgcagagtttgcttataataatagctatcaagctagtattcagatggctccttttgagaccttgtatggccgaaggtgtgtttctcctttgtgttgggattttgttggagagagatcactacttggtctggatttggttcagcaaacatcagaaaaggtaTACCAAAATACATCATAACTTGTTGACTGCTCAGAGtcgacaaaagagctatgtagTTGTCCGGAGACGAGACTTAGTATTTGCAGTTGGCGACCATGTTCTTCTCGGGGTGTCGCCAACCAAAAGTATTGTACGTTTTGGTACCTCTGGGAAATTTAGCCCgaggtacattggaccatttCTAATCACAACCCGAGTAAGCGGTTGGTTTTACTATCTTGAATAACCAGGCTCGATGAGTGGAGTATCTATGTCTcccatgtttctatgctaagaaaatatctgagagaccctgagcataaaattgatgttgaatcGATCACGATAGAGAAAGATTTGACCGTAAAGTGCCACCCAGTACGTATTCTGGATTCCTTAGAGCGAGTTATGAGAAGGAggactatcaagtttgtgagagtcctttggacaaatcaatCAGAACGAGAAGCAATTTGGGAACTTAAAGAACAAATACGCAAAGAGTACCCTAAGCTctttgagactggtgagtcataagttttgaaatatttcaCCTTTATTCTATAGTTGCCATGGAAgcggcagaattcggggacgaattcctttaaggtggggagaatgtaatactaaatttttttttttaaggaaaaaagagagatttgacaaaaagttgactttttgatccattGCTCGtgtggacgatcggagaccgtggttgcgttcatctcgtcgagacgaacccattttgctattcatacgtccgttccgggcactttgagacccgtagcgagcccaataaatttagaccattcgttgttttaaaaaaaaaaataaaaaaaaagaagagataaaGCTCCGGTCGTCActcgatccatccagactcttcGCTCACGTTCGCGTTTGCTCTCTCTTCTCGTTGCTGAGCACGTCGCTTGCCGCTGCTCCTGCCGTCGCCCGCGTGAGCCGCCGTGCGCCGCGcgctgctgccgccgcgccGTCCGCCGACCGAGCCTGGCCTGCCGTCGCCGTCCTGCTCACCGCGTGCCTACGCCACCGCGCCTCGTGCTGTCCGCCTGCCGCGCGCGCGCCGCATGCAGCTGCGCGCCACTTGCCGCCGTGCTTTGTGCCGGCTGCTGTGTTTTGTGCTGGCCGCCgtgagagaaggaagaagcaaGCCACAGAGCCAGcgcaggaagaagaagccaggaaagagaaaggaagaaagaggaaaaaaagaagaagagaaaaagagaaaaaagaagaaaaaggggaaagttggaaatttcggattttcgtcggattcgtcgtcaatttttcgaaggcgatttctcggtaatttctgaacatttgtggttggattaaatcaaatcaatcaattcctgtcgtattatttcatgtgatcaatagtctgtttcgtttcgataatcattattgattcgaagatacgatatccgagtcgaagtatttatttcgatcatcagagcgaagtctaattagtgagattttagttcgactctgaattgaaaataatgtatcatttcatgtgatacaattgTCTGTTCAGTTTTTTTGAATGTAGGCGTATACGcgacgttttcagacgtagaattgacgcttcatattttatgtgttttagttctaatagtatgcctgtccaggtggtactatttctggacgttcttgatcgaaattttcttcatcgtcggtaaaggcaagtgaatgtattgtatgactacgCTTTAACCTGTTATTGGGTtacctacattctttaattacaatgcattcatctGATCTGAATAACTGATTATGAGCTGGTTACTATGCTGTTTacttttccagaagtttactcgatgattgatctatgaagtgcagtaagtacgatatgccattctgcagttgttcattattgttttatgcaatGTTGTTTTAAGTCTCAAGCATTTTTCGGGAGTTATGtcggttatgcttgaagcacgtcatacatatatatctcatgcattggaagtttgtcgtcgtcttctggccgcgaccgtaccggtacagtaccgtatgtcacccgaggaggggtacggtgcacacccttacgttacccgaggaggggtaagggtgacccttacgttacccgaggaggggtaagggtgagaagatcatatcatatgcatggttatgtcttcttagggtatggtgcacacccttacgttacccgaggaggggtaagggtaaggagagcatatcatgtacatggttatgtcttcttatggaatTCAATGAATCCTTCgcatcaaattttatttcctttaagttagcttgtatatagatatatatgcggctctgaaggcttataccaatcgattgttaaaatatttaatgttattgttggacttgcttagtcagaATTATTTCTCCTAGTggtggcggtctgtttcattactagtttctatttagaattgttagcacattcaactgtggctaaatagctttttgttaaagtacctttcacttgctgagattttcgaatctcacccgtgctttctttacaggtatgtttagatgttgacgtgcattttggggatggatcttggtagctgcacacactacctcatcaccatgttgatagctcaaccggtgttataaatggtgtttttggtggtctgtcgtttgcTTGGTTCATGTTGTGGtgagacgctggtagcgtcatgAAGgttatatatatgctggttatatctgtttctgcctgtttgtgatatttcttttggtcagttatacctctttatagaggaaatgctgccaaaatgtcctatttttcatataaataggcttagttgtaaagtagggtgttacataaTCTAACAGCTACATGAGGATGACGCACACACCCAAGAATACAGGGAAGGAAACTTAGCAGTTGAGGCTTTAAGGGCTCGGACAAATAAGGTGTAATTGAACGAACAATCTGCAAGAAGAGCCAGAAATTCAAAATGTGGGCAGAAAACAGAAAAGGCTACTAAGCCAGCCTACAGTAAATAATAGCAACATACAAGTTAATGTAGCATATTAGTTTGATTTGGTAAGACAATATAAGCATAGACAATATGGTAGTTCTATATAGATCACCAAGACACTCGATTCAAATTAATTCCAAATGGAACAAACCTGGATATTATTTATGAGCGACTGTGGGTCCTTATCCTCACACGATCTGCCTAGCTGTGCAATACTTAGATCATCTTTCAGAGTGCCATCTTTGGTTTTTACAGGCTTAAGAAACTCAGTAAGGCAACCCCATAGTTTGGGAAGTTTTTCAAACAATGATGATCCAAATTTCTCACAGAGATGCTTGAAAGCTAATTCTGATCCTCGTCGGCTTATAAAACCTTCCATTTTTAACCTTTCTTCACTCCCAGAAGTCATATGACCCCTGGATTTGTGACTTGTAAAACGCTTTCCAATTGACAGCAAATTCTGGTCCTCAATAACCTGCATTGAGTTGATAACTGCAGCTTGAGGTGTCTCACTGGCATCAGTGCATATCAATGTGCAGAGATTCTTCATTAGTTTGTCATTTGGACCAGGCTTGCGGCCAACACAACTAAAAATGAGCTCAGCAAGTGCATCAGCAGCTTTATCTTGAAGTACTTCTTCCTGGATAATACAGAATCATCTGAGCATAAAGGCTAAGGCAGAAAATATGTAAATGATCACAAGAAAAGCTAAATGATTTACCTGTTCTCTTTTTATGGCAGCCATTAAAGGCAAAATGACTGGGTTCAACTTGCTAGGCAAACCCGACATCCAGACTACAGCAGAAGCCACTAAAGAAGAAACTGTCACATGCAAATTATTCTGCACAATAACAGCAAATAACAAAAGCTTATGTAAACATGTTGGTAATAAATTTATCAGGAAACTGTAAATATCATGGCTAGAAATATGCAACACTAAGCAGTTTAGCATTGTAAtacaaatttgagagaaacaatAGATTGAAAATACCACATACCTGAACACATTTCAAATAGCCTGATGTGGCCAACAGACCTTGTTTTGCTGATTCTATGTTATTCAGGACAATTTTCTCACTTTCTGAAGGAAGATCAGATTCAGAAGGTAACAAAAGATTTGAAGCAAAGTTAATAGCATCATCGACACTCAACACATCAACATTAAGGTTTAAGCTGCTGACATAATCTCTGAAAGTAGCACAAGAATCAATTGACTGGAGCAAATTATTGGCTTCATTGCGCATCTTTGTGTATGTTCTTGCAAGTTCAGTATATGGAAGCACAGAATCTTTTGTAGGAAATGCAGGGCCAGAGCAAGTCAATAAGTCCAGCAGCCACTCTTTCACAGAAGATAAGAAAGCTAGCAATGTACCAACCAAGACAGGATCTCTGCTTCTCAGACCTTTAAACCAAGAAACGATAACCATAGAAGCCACCTGGAACAACAGAAACATAAGCTTACAACTCAAGCAATTGAACACATTAATATCCTTCCATGATTGGGGCATCTCATACCTGTCTCTGAACACCTGAGAGAGACATGAGATCATTCGCTAGTGGAGTAAGAATAACTTGCCATGAGCCTACTGGCAACTTAGAGGCAAAAAGCCCAAGGGCCATTGACGTAAGCACCCGTGTATGAGTAACAGATTTTTCAGAATCAGCCCCAACAATGATCTTTGAAACACTTGAGGGACAATCGAAATGTTTTTCATGTGAAGTACTTTCCCCTGTAGAAACAAAAGATATCATTCTTGAATTTTCATGTTCTAGCCTTGCAGATCTGATCTTTGCAGCAACTCTTGAACGACTTCCTCGTGGAAGGGCAACTGGTAAAAACATTTTTGTAGAATCCAAAATTGAGCCATATGGAGTAGTAGCAAGTTGTACCCAATTACTAAAATATGACCTCGCAGCTGACTCAAGGTCCTTCTCAGGGCACTACAATAATTGAGACGATTTTGTTTGTTATAATGTCATTGACTCATTGTATGTAGACCAGATTGCTAAGCTGATGTGCATTTAGTAAATTAGCAATACAACATCAATAACCTGAAGTAGAAGTTTCCAAGCCCTTTCAGACGACTGAAGAATCTCATAATTTGACTCCAAAAGTAGGTTCTGGAAGACAACCTGCAGTGCATCACCTAATATTGATGTAGGCCAGAATTTAGATGGGGTGATTCCATCTGAACTCCTAGTATTGCCAACCTCAAGAAGCCTCTCCTAAAAAAATGAAACTTCACAGTTAACTAGGAAAGCCCAATAAGAGATATGGAGAAGCCTGTGATAAACATCATTACTCATGCTAACAGCAAAACTGCAGTTTTCCGTCCTTGAGGTTTGACTTTCTTTtgtcaaaacaaaaaagatagtGCAATTCATTAACCAAATTGTTCAAAACTGCTACAGCATGTAGAGATATTTTATTGATTATCCGGTTAATTTGCAAGATGGGGTGAATACGTGATACAACAGCACAATTAAACCAAATTGAATCCTAGTAACTCGTACCAGTGTGCATATGGCAGAACGCCGGACTGAAGTGATACTATGTCTCATAAAGGGCCATAGTCGGGGTGTCAGTGTGGCTAGACCATAAGGGTTCTCACTAGATGCCAATCTGTCTTCTTGCTCAGCAATCTGTGTCACTTTGTTTAAATCAAATTCTCTCCCTTCCCCTAAGGCTGCTGTTCCAAGCATCTTTGGGACCATCTCTGGTTGAGAATATATCTCTGCTAGCAAATTCATTacactgaaaaaagaaaaagaaatttggACATGAGCTAAACAAAACATTTCCAGTGACATGAATAGAGTGCACTAAAAGGAATAAAATGGCAACAAACAACCAAAGAAAAAATTCCataactttaataaaactaatggTAATAGGTGGCCAGTTTCAGAAGACAAAACAACAGTTAAAAAGTAAATGGGCCACTTGATCTTTAGCCTGTCCTCAACTTTCTTCAAACATCGATATTTGCCAGATGAGGAAAACATGATTGAAGTAATACCTGCTTGTAGATGGGCTCAGATCATCAAGGTCAAACAATATATCCCAAAGCAACATCACAATTGAATGCAGCATTTGATCATTTAGTCTAACCAAAGAAGCGGTAGCTGGGATCAGGGCTTCTGCAGCCACTGCTCGGACATCATCATCCGGATCCTCCAGACCAGCTTTACAAGCATGAAGGACATAGTCAAGCAAATCTTTAAGCATTTCCTGGTCAGGCAAGAAACGGTATTGTTATGATCGCACATATTtgttcaataatattaaatgaTGAGCCATGAAAAGTATAGGAGACGAAAACACATTGTTGAATTTTTAATGCACATCAGAGCTATGTTTGGCTTGACAACAAACCCGACTGGTATTGCCACTCTGATATTATCTATCATGGTTTAACAGGGTATATGACTATATATGCACAAGGGATTACAACAACAGAATCGAACTGTTGCACTAGATTATCAGTTCATTGAATCTTGATTAGCAATTACTTGGCGAACAGCGACTAAGTACTTAATTCCGAGGAGGCTCCCATGACGAACTTCCCACTCTTGTCTGCGCTGAAAGAACAAAGAACAGAAAGACAGGCAGCATGAGACAAATTATCAAGATTGGGAGCATGAGACAAATGATTACTACAACACACACCTGCATTTGCAGCAAGGTATTCAGGGTATGACATACTAAAGAAGGGTGCATGTACTTCATCACAGCACCAAGTGCTTGAGCACAAGTTTCACGAGCAGGGGCAACCACTTGATCCGATACATAATCACCAAAGCTAAAAACAGAACAAGAcagggaaaaaaaataagataaagaaCCAGcagaagaatatatatatatatattaaatgatGAGCCatgaagatatatatatatacacacacggcGAATCTATTATGCGCCTAGGCGCACTGTAGTTTACTGTTGCGCCaccccccagttacaactcaaaaaacTGTCAGTTACAACTGTGCGTACAGaagtacataattgcaacacaagaAGTTACCGAGTTACATTTTAGATGCACTATAGTTTACTGTTGTGCCACCCCCAATTACAACTCAGAAAAGTGTTAATTACAATTCGCTAGGTAGACCAATTACAACCGCACGTCCAGaagtacataattgcaacacgagttACGTTTATCCATAACGCAATTGCAACTCTCTTTTTTATTTACGTCTGGTTATAACTCCCTGTCTCGCAGATTGAAACTGACAATTTTCTGAATTATAATTGGGGAGTGACGCAACAGTAAACTACAGTGCGCCTAGACGCAAATATGTGTGTGTCTCTATCCAAAAACACATACCGATCCAATGAAAGTACACAAAGGAAGCGGATTGCACAATCTTGATGAAATTCCCAATTCTTCATATATGAATACTTGGCCAACTTCATCAATTTGGAAAATTTCAAATTTCCTGGAGCATGTATAAGAGAACTCGGATTTGATACGGAGTTGAGGGTTTTGTGTAACGTTGCACATGTTGTATCCCCCTTAGAGGGATCAATTGAACCATCAACACAGGACTCTGGCTCAACTTTTATGTGAGCAGAATTTGGTTCACCACTTGATACAGTAAGCACCATGCTCAGACCTGCCTCTGTTTTTAATTGATCACCATTAAACAGCTCCTTACCGTAGTCCATACATGTAATTTCAGAAGGATTTGGCTCTTCCTTATGCCTCTTCAAAACCGGTTCGAGGTGTTCCACATCAACGTCTTCATTTAGATCAATACCATGTGGCCTTTTACGGGAACCAAAGTTGGTTTTATCATCCAAATCAGCAGAAGGAAAGCTTGGACCAGGAAAATATACTCCAGCACAAGCACCTTGATGTGTAAAAATTTCCCTTAAAGCCATAATGCTGCCATGGCGAACTTCCCAAACTAATGTGCAACACCCAGTTAAAAGATTGTAAGCAAGACAGCGTGAGAAAAAGAAAGACAGTATGAGACATATTTGGGGGTCAGATGAACTTACTAGGGTCAAACATATCATGAATAAGCTGATCCACAAATTGTTCAAAAGGCCATCTCCCATTTTCACTATACTCCAGATTGTCTTCATCCACAGTTGCATCAAATGCATCCTGAAATCAGGGAATAGAAATGATTAAATAAGCACAGATGAAGAGAACATCACCCCACCAAAGAATGCACTGGCCAACTAACATGAATTCCCAAACAGAACAAGAGCAACAAGTGAATACACTAGCGCTTGCGCGGATGCACACTCCCACTCATGCACTTGCACACTGCCACATGAGTACAAGCTTGTGCTAGCAATTGCatagtgagaagttgagaaccGGAAGGTTTACAGATTCTACATTCATAGGCTTAGAAATGTCGAAGTGAGAAGAAAATAGCTTCAGTGAGCCTTTCGATTAGTTCAGAAATCTATTCTAACAATAAATAATGATATCTCGTGATCATAATTTCTATGTAAGAAAACAATTAATAGGAGATTCGCAGGATCTTAGACAAAATCATACATTATGTGCACCAACTTGGTCAGAAGAAGCTCCATTGGATGATGCAGAACTTTTTAGTGCAACCTCATCATCCTCAGCCTTTGTATGATCTTTTGCATTACTCTTTGCTTTACGCTTCAGCATATTGAGCTCCCTGGCACTTAATCGCCTCGAACAAAAACTAGACTGTCTGGGATACATAGGAACCATGGTGGCAACTAACTGCTGAATATTATGGCCAGTATTGTACGAATGAAATCCATTATTCTGTACATTTGAACCCCAGTAATTTTTTTGGGTAAGAAGATCCTCATCTTTTATAACATCATTAACATCCATAAACTGCTCACATACATCCAGTCCTGAACtataacaaaaaaaatgtaAGCATTCCAAAACGCTAATGGGTATATGCAAAGATACATAGCCTTGCATGATCATCAAAACATGATGGAAACAGCACATCGACAATTCAATATGGGAATAATTCATACTTTGCGGGGCATAATTCAGCAAAGAAAAGGACTGGCAA includes:
- the LOC133929540 gene encoding TATA-binding protein-associated factor BTAF1-like isoform X3, whose translation is MDVNDVIKDEDLLTQKNYWGSNVQNNGFHSYNTGHNIQQLVATMVPMYPRQSSFCSRRLSARELNMLKRKAKSNAKDHTKAEDDEVALKSSASSNGASSDQVGAHNDAFDATVDEDNLEYSENGRWPFEQFVDQLIHDMFDPIWEVRHGSIMALREIFTHQGACAGVYFPGPSFPSADLDDKTNFGSRKRPHGIDLNEDVDVEHLEPVLKRHKEEPNPSEITCMDYGKELFNGDQLKTEAGLSMVLTVSSGEPNSAHIKVEPESCVDGSIDPSKGDTTCATLHKTLNSVSNPSSLIHAPGNLKFSKLMKLAKYSYMKNWEFHQDCAIRFLCVLSLDRFGDYVSDQVVAPARETCAQALGAVMKYMHPSLVCHTLNTLLQMQRRQEWEVRHGSLLGIKYLVAVRQEMLKDLLDYVLHACKAGLEDPDDDVRAVAAEALIPATASLVRLNDQMLHSIVMLLWDILFDLDDLSPSTSSVMNLLAEIYSQPEMVPKMLGTAALGEGREFDLNKVTQIAEQEDRLASSENPYGLATLTPRLWPFMRHSITSVRRSAICTLERLLEVGNTRSSDGITPSKFWPTSILGDALQVVFQNLLLESNYEILQSSERAWKLLLQCPEKDLESAARSYFSNWVQLATTPYGSILDSTKMFLPVALPRGSRSRVAAKIRSARLEHENSRMISFVSTGESTSHEKHFDCPSSVSKIIVGADSEKSVTHTRVLTSMALGLFASKLPVGSWQVILTPLANDLMSLSGVQRQVASMVIVSWFKGLRSRDPVLVGTLLAFLSSVKEWLLDLLTCSGPAFPTKDSVLPYTELARTYTKMRNEANNLLQSIDSCATFRDYVSSLNLNVDVLSVDDAINFASNLLLPSESDLPSESEKIVLNNIESAKQGLLATSGYLKCVQNNLHVTVSSLVASAVVWMSGLPSKLNPVILPLMAAIKREQEEVLQDKAADALAELIFSCVGRKPGPNDKLMKNLCTLICTDASETPQAAVINSMQVIEDQNLLSIGKRFTSHKSRGHMTSGSEERLKMEGFISRRGSELAFKHLCEKFGSSLFEKLPKLWGCLTEFLKPVKTKDGTLKDDLSIAQLGRSCEDKDPQSLINNIQIVRSITPYLSEPLKPQLLSFLPCILGCVRHPHVAVRLSAARCITSMAKSLTDEVMAIVIENVIPMLSDLSSVCARQGAGMLLSLLVQGLAVELVPYAPFLVVPLLRCMSDPDGSVRQTVTHSFAALVPLLPLSKGVSLPGGLSERLSSSTEDVQFLEQLLDNSQINDFKLNIDLSVELRRYQQEGINWLAFLKRFKLHGILCDDMGLGKTLQASAIVASDIAESRARNDDHDPTSLIICPSTLVAHWEYEIEKYIDSSVMKALQYIGSSQDRVMLRSQFDKFNVVITSYDIIRKDIDFLGNISWNYCVLDEGHIIKNSRSKITSAVKQLKADHRLILSGTPIQNNVLELWSLFDFLMPGFLGTEKQFQATYGKPLLAAKDSKCSAKDAEAGILAMEALHKQVMPFLLRRTKDEVLSDLPEKIIQDRYCNLSLLQLKLYDKFSSSNAKEEISTIVKAKELEESASQPKATRHVFQALQYLLKLCSHPLLVTGENPSDHLVDILKEIGVGSGGELHELHHSPKLVALQEILHECGIGSEISSPDASAAVGQHRVLIFAQHKAFLDIIEKDLFQSHMRSVTYLRLDGSVELEKRFEIVKAFNSDPTIDVLLLTTHVGGLGLNLTSADTLVFMEHDWNPMKDLQAMDRAHRLGQREVVNVHRLIMRGTLEEKVMSLQRFKVSVANAVINAENSSLETMNTDQLLDLFTSTPASRKASVLRSSSSDDHSKNSKRKSGSKGLKSILNGLDELWDQSQYADEYDLNQFLAKLNG